One stretch of Eupeodes corollae chromosome 2, idEupCoro1.1, whole genome shotgun sequence DNA includes these proteins:
- the LOC129946093 gene encoding nuclear pore complex protein Nup205, giving the protein MTEAMPEDMWTPYKHLYRVIENSIANPSKLIIPELESVLRKHKQNFTSILRNPPKNENNRTQLRQGITDGINIPGHGHMLLSKDLVDESIIISEMFNLDEFIALELLCTAQRQMPQHPGLPRGLVAILLYYDGRKAIACSLRDLFQASSGVSWCTDAPKEVTYLISSFSQNLVEESSVLGRVIELLEQLDISAELSILTKNRALGPPKHRRQVLDLFEDIRLALATALFNWSAQCGLPKNIAKKLMEYLSKYKPTEPTGGIDDVTMTLLMALLYSFDTSVLQRQEDNERSVQNLPIINENGYAQHIYEALQSDNNWEWDNRLKSIVTFAFGLSMASLRHAPQNLQFSSARIIDRDEQLVDEAIALKVFDFIHYYLLDREILFKSEFFYRRVHSLFTDFIDFMHSKVTELRGRADETARTVQGFAKEGLDPPPNLDHNFELLMLSIGKFYDGNKSGLSLSVEYWGPMDIPANYAKTTSRSVSLFKFIRLAGELLPPILFVPYLKMLAGLSSCGQSARNTFNLLKQGSGLSGSATLSWEHFFSSLARYYSNLRQEQCPGSETIYRNRVLNRSINPQEIEGLNAVLCVIRAVASYDEMARVALCEHPNWAPLHVLLGLLSCSVPINLKADILLTLAALGKSKDTAIQLWNNLEASQIIATIPTTNTYVVCGLEVEIEQNESRNETYPLSQAALELLYTLSSTAVPRNLGGGPRKPGLDPYLTFIIDAVLLKFYNRNYKNPSEKWEVGEKCLRLLHYFLKSYEISPADFAENREENAPPGYHIMLQLHTKSDTLRLLLHIIDEARNNLDQYHPFPGKAKLEECALHCLNILELGLSNQDLYFDAHSVANCSTLLSGLNKIMLDVNPRSGKPDHVLNTTKFVTYNSWLPRHALVCVKILNIVSRLPNVSSQILGMFTQNERIQTEIRHGFVESLEADLPTSLPDEVDDDGKNELKIELEMKEAIICLIQDCLPQPAPNIAHFLLGFDITKDIRSTLLQKPGVLDFPSTCTKSLVFVLDNHLETLKSKVDCDAAYESIIEKAYGLLYSLCFNHRTSETILRFLRTCNDFLCRHLSALPFKKYKRSQVLNQIGYLLRCTAIELKITAANSQITRFQHLCEILLGVSGNASQENVPLELSHYYSNPLSEVKSSSDKGAKLLICNLLDCLEFEAKTVTHPKWDFFDNSLTAQILQECELKSEHGPKLINIKKLHDILNDELHTVQNTIASGQRQLILKEIESVLLFALKVNEQKNTSYATVKFMEAWGQVTEVLFSCAPVPALPVEVKQELIIEILQSILSKVVPVQVLLELANISSGTVLLLLVNLRYCNIQKSNALKESDQNDNRHLSALNGNGKSHSTFSKSNTLSLKFILRNIVEWIIVSGVASQKLRINLYASLLNFMHIVKGNSSEAAAIRTDDEHYISRLDRSMFTSDDNGYLGESNQVQMTVEVFTSFGDKLIDILCHDCIGGHDICKMSALSCIDTLLDLDSLTSFINFIAKRGYLSHLIDSLLKSDESLCRVLRNTPENMRALYVYESKMAMLARVASSHVGAELLLEDKILGVLAGMKVFDMHPDFQINNYARHRHGDSFVPPIEARYQQILFPALNLCDAIISTLGPENHSAISQIVHFLLSHGDMIEIILRAGTPFLDLGLLQELSSITGLIARTTNQEFLALADPSFNQDVGVHLYRMQRLMLSLLPRFIISEGTLKEMQKPENILYSPTDKNKALQVKYFLETASNLVLYCRNAIANHSADHRATGIIFSPSITDSIQRNENRSGSLEISPSLGVVLNQLKSSVEYYNRQKSVFENLQRQRSSLSNIGLDSTARSNYAELSERLAEKQNELNHCAFITEQCLYLLWTHLDFFMRRTIPVNTLQFNKTAPFSSDTFVSSSAEASWRVSSEDVSYLKKNLVSIFNETFSKQLISTAQTQAVADKGFTEALLRRIKCLIQFVPVN; this is encoded by the exons atgACTGaag CAATGCCAGAGGATATGTGGACTCCGTACAAACACTTATACAGGGTAATCGAGAATTCCATAGCCAATCCATCAAAACTAATAATTCCAGAATTAGAATCAGTTCTAAGGaagcacaaacaaaattttacaagtaTTCTAAGAAATCCT ccAAAAAATGAGAACAATCGTACGCAACTTCGTCAAGGCATTACCGATGGCATAAACATCCCAGGCCATGGTCATATGCTGTTGTCTAAAGATCTGGTTGATGAGAGCATTATCATTTCGGAGATGTTTAATCTGGATGAGTTCATTGCCTTGGAACTGCTGTGTACAGCTCAGAGACAAATGCCACAACATCCTGGCTTGCCGCGAGGTCTGGTGGCTATTCTGCTTTATTACGATGGCCGCAAGGCAATAGCGTGTTCGTTGAGGGATTTGTTTCAAGCCAGTAGTGGTGTATCGTGGTGTACGGATGCTCCGAAAGAAGTAACCTATCTGATATCATCATTCTCTCAGAACCTAGTCGAAGAATCGAGTGTGTTGGGTCGTGTTATTGAACTTCTTGAACAACTGGATATATCCGCTGAG TTgagtattttgacaaaaaatcggGCACTTGGACCTCCCAAACATCGCCGACAAGTCCTTGACTTATTCGAAGATATTCGTTTGGCTCTGGCTACTGCTCTCTTCAATTGGTCCGCCCAATGTGGCCTTCCTAAGAATATTGCCAAAAAGCTTATGGAATACCTCTCGAAGTACAAGCCAACCGAGCCTACAGGGGGAATTGATGACGTTACCATGACCCTGTTGATGGCTTTGTTGTATTCCTTTGATACGAGTGTGCTCCAAAGACAGGAAGACAATGAACGAAGTGTTCAAAATCTACCCATCATCAATGAGAATGGTTATGCCCAACATATATACGAGGCACTGCAATCGGATAACAATTGGGAATGGGATAATCGTTTGAAATCAATTGTTACGTTTGCTTTTGGACTTTCGATGGCAAGTCTACGCCATGCTCCACAGAATCTTCAGTTCTCCTCGGCAAGAATTATCGATCGTGATGAACAACTTGTAGATGAAGCAATAGCATTGAAAGTCTTTGATTTTATCCATTACTATCTTCTGGACAGGgagattttatttaa GTCTGAATTTTTCTATCGTCGTGTGCATTCCCTGTTTACTGACTTCATTGATTTTATGCACTCCAAG GTAACTGAATTGAGAGGTCGTGCTGATGAAACAGCTCGAACAGTTCAAGGCTTCGCCAAGGAAGGTCTAGACCCACCGCCAAATTTAGATCATAATTTCGAACTGCTAATGTTATCGATTGGAAAGTTTTACGATGGCAACAAATCTGGTCTTTCGCTAAGTGTCGAATATTGGGGCCCAATGGACATTCCAGCAAATTATGCAAAAACCACATCACGTTCGGTGTCGCTGTTTAAATTTATACGCTTGGCTGGTGAACTCTTGCCGCCAATTTTATTTGTTCCATATCTTAAGATGTTGGCTGGACTTTCGAGTTGTGGTCAATCGGCGCGGAATACATTCAATTTACTTAAACAAGGTTCCGGTTTGTCTGGAAGTGCAACTCTATCGTGGGAACATTTTTTCAGTTCACTAGCTCGATATTATTC gAACTTGCGACAAGAACAGTGTCCAGGAAGTGAGACAATTTATAGGAATCGTGTCCTCAATAGAAGTATCAATCCACAAGAAATCGAAGGTTTAAATGCTGTGCTTTGTGTTATTAGAGCAGTTGCTTCCTACGATGAAATGGCCAGAGTAGCACTATGTGAACATCCCAATTGGGCGCCTTTGCATGTTTTGCTTG GACTTTTAAGCTGTTCGgttccaattaatttaaaagcagACATTCTTTTGACATTGGCTGCTTTGGGTAAATCAAAAGACACGGCGATTCAATTGTGGAATAATTTAGAAGCATCGCAAATTATTGCTACTATACCTACAACTAATACTTATG TTGTATGTGGATTGGAAGTTGAAATCGAACAAAATGAATCTCGCAATGAAACATATCCTTTGTCGCAAGCAGCTTTAGAACTTCTGTATACATTATCATCAACTGCTGTTCCAAGGAATCTTGGAGGAGGTCCAAGAAAACCTGGTCTTGATccatatttaacatttattattgATGCAGTAttgcttaaattttataacag aaactaCAAAAATCCGTCAGAAAAATGGGAAGTTGGCGAAAAGTGTTTGCGATTACTTCATTACTTCCTCAAGAGCTACGAAATTAGTCCTGCTGATTTTGCCGAGAATCGTGAAGAGAATGCTCCTCCTGGCTATCACATTATGTTGCAACTTCATACAAAGTCCGATACTCTTCGACTATTGCTGCATATCATCGATGAGGCACGTAACAATCTCGACCAATATCATCCGTTTCCAGGGAAAGCAAAACTCGAGGAATGTGCTTTACATTGTCTCAATATTCTCGAATTGGGTCTATCTAATCAGGATCTTTACTTTGATGCTCATTCAGTGGCAAATTGTTCAACATTACTCTCAGGATTGAATAAGATTATGTTGGATGTAAATCCCAGAAGTGGCAAACCCGATCATGTCCTTAATACAACCAAATTTGTTACCTACAACAGTTGGTTGCCACGTCATGCTTTGGTTTGTGTTAagattttgaatattgtttcGCGTCTGCCGAATGTAAGTTCCCAAATTCTCGGAATGTTCACACAAAACGAAAGAATCCAAACCGAGATTCGTCATGGATTTGTTGAAAGCTTAGAAGCCGACCTGCCTACCTCGTTGCCAGATGaagttgatgatgatggaaaGAACGAGTTGAAAATAGAATTAGAAATGAAAGAAGCCATTATATGCTTGATTCAAGACTGTCTGCCACAGCCTGCACCTAACATCGCTCATTTTCTGTTGGGTTTCGATATAACAAAGGACATTCGATCGACGTTATTGCAAAAGCCTGGAGTGCTGGACTTTCCAAGCACATGCACAAAGTCACTTGTTTTTGTATTAGACAATCATTTAGAG acaTTAAAATCGAAAGTAGATTGCGATGCAGCCTATGAATCAATCATAGAGAAGGCCTACGGGCTTTTGTATTCATTATGCTTCAATCATCGCACCTCGGAAACTATTTTACGTTTTCTTCGAACTTGCAATGACTTCTTGTGCCGTCATCTGTCTGCACTGccgtttaaaaaatacaaacgcTCTCAAGTACTGAATCAAATAGGATACCTCCTAAGATGCACTGCCATTGAACtgaaaataacagctgctaatagTCAAATAacacgttttcaacatttgtgtGAAATTCTTTTAG gtgtATCTGGAAATGCAAGTCAAGAAAACGTTCCTTTAGAACTAAGTCACTATTATTCAAATCCATTAAGTGAAGTGAAGTCATCCTCTGATAAAGGGGCCAAGCTTTTAATATGTAATCTATTAGACTGTCTGGAATTTGAAGCAAAAACTGTTACTCATCCAAAGTGGGATTTCTTTGATAATTCTCTAACGGCTCAGATCTTACAAGAATGTGAGCTTAAATCCGAACATGGCCCGAAActgataaatattaaaaaactacaTGACATTCTAAACGACGAGCTGCACACTGTCCAGAATACAATTGCTTCGGGTCAACGACAATTGATCCTAAAAGAAATTGAATCGGTTTTATTGTTCGCGTTGAAagttaatgaacaaaaaaatacaagttaTGCCACAGTCAAATTCATGGAAGCTTGGGGACAG GTTACAGAAGTTCTGTTTAGTTGTGCTCCAGTTCCGGCTCTTCCTGTAGAGGTCAAACAGGAATTGATTATTGAAATTCTCCAAAGCATTCTGAGTAAGGTTGTACCAGTGCAGGTTCTGTTGGAACTGGCGAACATTTCATCCGGAACTGTATTGCTGTTGTTAGTTAATTTGAGATATTGCAACATACAGAAATCCAATGCTCTTAAAGAATCAG ATCAAAATGACAATCGTCATCTGTCAGCACTCAACGGGAATGGAAAGTCACATTCAACATTTTCCAAGTCGAATACACTAAGTCTGAAATTTATTTTACGCAACATTGTAGAATGGATTATTGTGAGCGGTGTGGCATCCCAAAAGCTGAGAATTAATTTGTATGCTTCACTTCTTAATTTTATGCACATAGTTAAAGGGAATTCATCTGAAGCCGCAGCAATAAGGACAGACGATGAACA cTATATTTCGCGTCTTGATCGATCGATGTTCACTTCCGATGATAACGGATACTTGGGTGAATCCAATCAAGTTCAGATGACAGTTGAAGTCTTCACCTCGTTTGGTGATAAGCTGATTGATATCTTATGTCATGATTGCATAGGTGGACATGATATTTGTAAAATGTCAGCCCTATCTTGCATCGATACTCTGCTTGACTTGGATTCATTGACAagtttcattaatttcattGCAAAACGTGGTTATTTGTCGCATCTCATCGATAGTCTTTTAAAGTCGGATGAAAGCCTGTGTCGGGTGCTGCGGAATACTCCGGAAAATATGCGGGCATTGTATGTTTACGAGTCGAAAATGGCTATGTTGGCTCGTGTGGCGAGTTCACATGTTGGCGCCGAACTTCTCTTGGAAGATAAAATTCTGGGAGTTTTAGCTGGCATGAAAGTGTTTGATATGCATcccgattttcaaataaacaattaCGCACGCCATAGACATGGGGATTCCTTTGTGCCTCCAATCGAGGCACGTTACCAGCAAATTCTGTTTCCTGCCTTGAATCTTTGCGACGCAATTATTTCAACACTTGGCCCAGAAAACCATTCGGCTATATCTCAAATTGTGCACTTCTTACTTTCTCATGGGGATATGATTGAGATAATATTGCGTGCTGGTACTCCATTCCTTGATCTTGGACTTCTGCAGGAACTTTCATCCATTACGGGCTTGATTGCCCGTACTACAAATCAA GAGTTTTTAGCTTTGGCTGATCCGAGTTTCAATCAAGACGTTGGCGTTCATCTTTATCGAATGCAACGGCTTATGTTGTCATTATTGCCGCGATTCATAATAAGTGAGGGGACTTTGAAGGAAATGCAAAAgccagaaaatattttgtattcaccAACTGACAAGAACAAAGCGTTGCAGGTGAAGTACTTTTTGGAAACAGCTTCGAACCTAGTGTTGTATTGCCGAAATGCCATTGCAAATCATTCAGCTGATCATCGGGCTACAGGAATAATATTCTCACCCAGTATAACAGACTCAATTCAAAG gaaTGAGAACCGAAGTGGATCTCTTGAAATTTCTCCCAGTTTGGGAGTAGTCCTTAATCAATTAAAGAGTTCGGTAGAGTACTACAATAGACAGAAATCAGTATTCGAAAATCTTCAACGGCAGCGTTCGTCATTATCAAACATTGGTCTAGACTCAACAG ctCGATCAAATTATGCTGAGCTATCGGAGCGATtagctgaaaaacaaaatgaactcAATCATTGTGCATTTATAACAGAACAATGTTTATATCTTCTATGGACACATTTGGATTTCTTCATGAGACGTACAATTCCTGTGAACACACTCCAATTCAATAAAACTGCTCCATTTTCATCCGata CTTTTGTATCGTCGTCAGCTGAGGCAAGTTGGCGTGTTTCTTCAGAAGATGTtagttatttgaaaaagaatttagtttcaatatttaatgaaaCATTCAGCAAACAATTAATATCAACCGCACAGACTCAAGCAGTTGCAGATAAAGGATTTACCGAAGCATTGTTGAGACGTATAAAATGTTTGATACAATTTGTGccagtaaattaa